One genomic segment of Hemibagrus wyckioides isolate EC202008001 linkage group LG08, SWU_Hwy_1.0, whole genome shotgun sequence includes these proteins:
- the olfml1 gene encoding olfactomedin-like protein 3A, which yields MFLKLLAMLFLSLGAVRAQRSTQDIFMLEYFQRRILEMEERLIRCDQDIQKVNQRMHDMSAEMRGQVGAVNVIKSEIEDYMESLATRVDRVERDVEYLHNKLPDASSIEISDSLLDQQLKETQSKRKAVILQGKECSTRFIGIKSQKILKKAGNVVGSWLKDPTATSGSSKIYFFSGSRNNTLLQFGSLKSFTESNTTSKPKVIQLPRPWQGTGHAVYDGFVYYHNSDTRNEVLKVSLVNRTVADRMLVPTAGRIPTYGLSPHTFLDFAVDEIGLWVIHADPDIGGNLVLTKLDSRSLSVEHTWDTTCKSHNAEGAFVICGILYVVYNAHSGGRSTIQCLFDIHDTIWMEELPVMYFPKAYSSHSSMHYHPQDKQIYAWDDGYQTVYHLDLKKLLQVT from the exons ATGTTTCTGAAACTCTTAGCAATGCTGTTCTTGTCCTTGGGTGCTGTAAGAGCTCAAAGATCCACTCAGGACATATTTATGTTGGAATATTTTCAGAGGAGAATCCTGGAGATGGAG GAACGATTAATAAGATGCGATCAAGACATCCAGAAAGTCAACCAGCGGATGCACGACATGTCCGCAGAGATGCGCGGTCAGGTTGGTGCTGTGAACGTGATAAAGTCAGAGATTGAAGACTACATGGAAAGCCTGGCTACACGGGTGGACCGAGTGGAAAGAGATGTTGAGTACCTGCACAATAAACTTCCTGACGCATCTAGCATCGAGATCTCGGACTCTCTGCTGGATCAACAACTGAAAGAAACCCAAAGCAAGAGGAAAGCTGTGATCTTACAAGGAAAAG AGTGTAGCACCAGATTCATTGGCATCAAATCACAGAAAATCCTCAAGAAGGCAGGAAATGTAGTAGGCTCATGGCTAAAAGACCCAACCGCAACCTCAGGCTCCTCTAAGATCTATTTCTTTAGCGGCTCCAGAAACAACACACTGCTTCAGTTTGGTTCACTGAAGAGTTTCACCGAATCCAATACAACCAGCAAGCCCAAGGTCATCCAACTCCCTCGGCCATGGCAGGGAACAGGCCATGCCGTCTACGATGGTTTCGTCTACTATCACAACTCTGACACTCGAAACGAAGTGCTGAAGGTTAGCCTTGTCAACCGCACCGTGGCTGACCGAATGCTTGTTCCTACTGCTGGGCGCATACCCACCTATGGACTCTCCCCTCACACTTTCCTGGACTTCGCCGTGGATGAGATAGGATTGTGGGTCATCCACGCAGATCCGGACATTGGAGGGAATCTTGTGCTCACCAAGCTGGACTCCAGAAGTCTATCAGTGGAGCACACATGGGATACGACCTGCAAGAGCCACAATGCTGAAGGTGCCTTTGTAATCTGCGGCATCCTGTATGTCGTCTACAACGCGCACTCAGGAGGACGTTCCACCATCCAGTGCCTGTTTGATATCCATGACACCATCTGGATGGAGGAATTGCCTGTGATGTACTTCCCAAAGGCCTACTCCAGCCATTCGAGCATGCACTATCACCCACAAGACAAGCAGATCTATGCCTGGGATGATGGCTACCAAACCGTCTACCATTTGGATTTGAAGAAGCTGTTACAAGTCACATAA